One window from the genome of Bubalus kerabau isolate K-KA32 ecotype Philippines breed swamp buffalo chromosome 17, PCC_UOA_SB_1v2, whole genome shotgun sequence encodes:
- the LOC129630692 gene encoding uncharacterized protein LOC129630692 — protein MSLLPGGRWRRQGPSSFGRAKVKDPQRRGLRTLVVRIPLKLSGLWRSSSRMEVNEMNKPMWEKVPSPAFKQELQPSSADFCWIKNVKEPSTQSVFEVLFSALSPCSHRLFRAGLRSPDRNLGAPASRDPVPLPAASGGQRAPGTHRLPGPSRGFGLGRRRGGPAKKAPPTQAQQGPIGARCDKLWTRPQGAHPPIKRSGWREGPIRSCRSVPAVGKEQLWSVELGGTAAGKTRSLTGRGSDQWRERESHEGEDLSVAPSWILRVWHTGGTPKLQINFSRPALCSECVEGFLVSLHPMPHRSLLALLLML, from the exons ATGAGCCTGTTGCCAGGTGGGCGGTGGCGGCGCCAGGGCCCCTCCTCCTTTGGGCGAGCAAAGGTCAAGGACCCGCAGCGGAGAGGACTGAGGACTCTGGTGGTTCGAATCCCGCTCAAGCTTTCTGGGCTTTGGCGTTCCTCTTCACGAATGGAGGTCAATGAAATGAATAAACCCATGTGGGAGAAAGTGCCCAGCCCAGCGTTTAAACAA GAACTACAGCCGTCCTCAGCGGACTTCTGTTGGATTAAAAACGTTAAGGAACCCAGTACACAGTCGGTCTTCGAAGTGTTATTCTCAGCCCTGTCGCCCTGCAGTCACCGCCTCT TTCGCGCCGGCCTCCGGAGCCCCGACCGCAACCTCGGAGCTCCAGCCTCCCGGGACCCAGTTCCACTCCCCGCCGCCTCAGGCGGGCAGCGGGCCCCGGGCACTCACCGGCTTCCAGGGCCGTCCCGAGGCTTCGGCCTGGGGAGAAGGAGGGGCGGGCCAGCCAAGAAAGCCCCGCCCACACAAGCGCAACAGGGGCCAATCGGCGCCCGCTGCGACAAGCTATGGACTCGCCCACAGGGTGCGCACCCGCCAATCAAGAGGAGCGGCTGGCGGGAGGGGCCAATCAGAAGTTGCCGGAGTGTGCCAGCCGTGGGAAAAGAACAGCTCTGGAGCGTGGAGCTAGGCGGCACGGCAGCAGGCAAGACCCGAAGCCTGACAGGCAGGGGGTCCGACCAATGGCGAG AACGTGAGTCCCATGAGGGCGAGGATCTTTCTGTTGCTCCGAGCTGGATTCTCAGGGTCTGGCACACAGGAGGCACTCC GAAACTCCAGATCAACTTCTCAAGGCCTGCTCTGTGCTCAGAGTGTGTCGAGGGCTTCCTGGTCTCACTCCACCCTATGCCCCACAGGAGTTTGCTCGCTCTCCTGTTGATGCTCTGA